A genomic stretch from Flavobacterium sp. KS-LB2 includes:
- a CDS encoding nuclear transport factor 2 family protein produces the protein MTQNEKTLIKFYTAFANADASTMCECYNSKIEFRDPAFGLLKGKDVCQMWNMLIEKSKGNIKIEFSAIKADEYIGSAQWIATYNFSKTNRKVVNVIRAQFQFKDGLIIKHTDDFDIWKWSKQAFGITGYLLGWTGYFQKRIQQQALLSLKKYKEAKNAN, from the coding sequence ATGACCCAAAACGAAAAAACCCTCATTAAGTTCTATACCGCTTTTGCCAATGCCGATGCTTCAACTATGTGTGAATGCTATAATTCTAAAATTGAGTTTCGCGATCCTGCCTTTGGTTTATTAAAAGGAAAAGATGTTTGCCAAATGTGGAACATGCTCATTGAAAAAAGTAAAGGAAATATAAAAATTGAATTCTCAGCTATAAAAGCCGATGAATACATTGGTTCCGCACAATGGATTGCTACCTATAACTTTAGTAAAACAAATAGAAAAGTGGTAAATGTTATTCGTGCACAGTTTCAGTTTAAAGATGGACTAATCATAAAACATACGGATGATTTTGATATCTGGAAATGGTCCAAACAAGCTTTTGGAATTACAGGATATTTATTAGGTTGGACTGGTTATTTTCAGAAAAGAATACAACAACAAGCATTACTATCGTTGAAGAAATATAAAGAGGCTAAAAATGCCAATTGA
- a CDS encoding OmpA family protein — MKTKTNLKDGSCIAWSTNKLTFKSIAILTLAWLGVQTSIQAQEVQEVKFAKPSWYFGLAGGANFNFYRGSTNQLNAGFTPPATFHDGNGTGLFIAPLLEYRPADSKWGVMLQAGYDSRKGSFDQVVTACDCPADLSTNLSYITVEPSVRFAPFKSNFYLYGGPRLAFNMDKSFSYQLGVNPAFPNQVVSPEVTGEFSEIEKTILSMQIGAGYDIPLSSDRNKTQFVLSPFVSFQPYFGQNPRATETWNITTIRAGVALKFGQGKNIQEATDMVKDREVQFSVNSPSNVPAERQMTEIFPLRNYVFFNEGSTEIPNRYVLLTKNQVKDFKEDQLETFAPKNLSDRSKRQMTVYYNVLNILGDRMQKNPSSTITLVGSSNNGNTDGLTMAESVKTYLVNVFIINPGRITTKGQSKPNIPSEQPGATLELVLLREGDRRVSIESNSADLLMEFQSGSDAPLKPVQIIAPKEAPLESYVTFNNKGAGEALSSWSIQITDEQGKIQSFGPYTQDEVSIPGKTILGTRPEGDYKVKMIGQTKSGKIIEKETPVHIVLWTPAKMEEGIRYSIIYEFNNSKAISLYEKYLNEVVTPKIPVGATVIIKGHTDIIGEEVYNKDLSLARANDTKTIIENALNKAGRKDVKFDVSGYGENENKSPFENKTPEERFYNRTVIIDIIPAIK, encoded by the coding sequence ATGAAAACTAAAACAAATCTTAAAGATGGATCATGTATTGCATGGTCCACTAATAAACTAACTTTCAAAAGTATTGCAATACTTACTTTAGCATGGTTAGGCGTTCAAACATCAATACAAGCACAAGAAGTTCAAGAGGTTAAATTTGCAAAACCTTCTTGGTATTTTGGACTTGCTGGAGGAGCTAATTTTAATTTTTATCGTGGTTCAACAAATCAGTTAAATGCTGGTTTTACTCCGCCTGCAACATTTCATGATGGAAATGGCACCGGGCTTTTTATAGCACCACTTTTAGAATATCGTCCAGCTGATTCCAAATGGGGAGTTATGTTACAAGCAGGTTATGATAGCCGCAAAGGTTCTTTTGACCAAGTAGTTACAGCATGTGATTGTCCTGCTGATTTATCTACTAATCTTAGTTACATAACAGTAGAACCAAGTGTACGTTTTGCTCCTTTTAAATCTAATTTTTATCTGTATGGTGGTCCTCGTTTGGCTTTCAATATGGACAAATCATTTTCGTATCAATTAGGTGTAAATCCGGCATTTCCTAATCAAGTAGTTTCTCCTGAAGTAACAGGTGAATTTAGTGAAATTGAAAAAACTATTTTATCCATGCAAATTGGCGCTGGATATGATATTCCGCTTTCTTCAGATCGCAATAAAACACAATTTGTATTGTCTCCTTTTGTTTCTTTCCAACCTTATTTTGGTCAAAATCCTCGCGCCACAGAAACTTGGAACATAACTACTATCAGAGCTGGAGTTGCACTTAAATTTGGACAAGGAAAAAACATTCAAGAAGCAACGGATATGGTTAAAGACCGTGAAGTGCAGTTCTCCGTAAATTCTCCTAGTAATGTTCCTGCAGAAAGACAAATGACTGAAATTTTCCCGCTTAGAAACTATGTTTTCTTTAATGAAGGATCAACAGAGATTCCAAATCGTTATGTTTTACTGACAAAAAATCAAGTAAAAGACTTTAAAGAAGACCAATTAGAGACATTTGCGCCAAAAAATTTATCAGATCGTTCTAAACGCCAAATGACTGTTTATTATAACGTTCTGAATATTCTTGGAGACCGCATGCAAAAAAATCCTTCATCGACAATTACTTTGGTAGGATCATCTAATAATGGAAATACAGATGGTCTTACTATGGCAGAATCTGTAAAAACCTATTTGGTAAATGTGTTTATAATAAATCCAGGTAGAATTACAACTAAAGGTCAAAGTAAACCAAATATCCCATCAGAACAGCCAGGAGCAACACTAGAATTAGTTTTACTACGTGAAGGAGATCGTAGAGTTTCTATCGAAAGTAATTCTGCTGATTTGTTGATGGAGTTTCAAAGTGGTTCAGATGCGCCATTGAAACCAGTTCAAATTATAGCTCCAAAAGAAGCACCTTTGGAAAGTTATGTTACTTTCAATAATAAAGGAGCTGGGGAAGCATTATCGTCTTGGTCAATACAAATAACTGACGAGCAGGGAAAAATTCAGTCTTTTGGACCTTACACGCAAGATGAGGTAAGTATTCCAGGAAAAACAATTTTAGGTACCCGTCCAGAAGGAGATTACAAAGTAAAAATGATTGGCCAGACTAAAAGTGGTAAAATTATAGAAAAGGAAACTCCTGTTCACATAGTACTTTGGACTCCTGCAAAAATGGAGGAAGGCATTAGATATAGTATCATCTATGAATTCAATAACTCTAAAGCGATTTCATTGTATGAAAAATATCTTAATGAAGTAGTTACACCTAAAATTCCTGTTGGAGCAACTGTAATTATTAAAGGTCATACCGATATTATTGGTGAAGAAGTTTACAATAAAGATTTGTCATTAGCTCGTGCAAACGATACAAAAACTATCATTGAAAACGCTTTAAATAAAGCAGGTAGAAAAGATGTAAAATTCGATGTATCAGGTTATGGTGAAAATGAAAATAAATCTCCTTTTGAGAACAAAACTCCAGAAGAACGTTTTTACAATCGTACTGTAATAATAGATATTATTCCTGCTATTAAATAA